In Engraulis encrasicolus isolate BLACKSEA-1 chromosome 2, IST_EnEncr_1.0, whole genome shotgun sequence, the sequence TGAAGTGCAGATGTCATGTTAAGGCCAGTTATCATTAAGTCAACTTCTAGTACCATTGGAACAGAACTAATGTGAAATTCTAATTTTGAAaaaagtattagtattagtattactcAGCAACTCAACATATCACCATAACCAtatattatgtacagtatgtacagtatgaattAGGCCATCATTAAGTTACCTATACAATGAGATTCCATTGCATACAATGACTGCTTTATGTTGCACcggatttatttattcatgattaGATTTGGCCTTTTCTCAGAAGACGTTACAGTGAATCTGATAAGGCCTAGTTCATTTGGGGGCCTGGGTCAGGGCCATCTCAGGAGAGTGCTGCCTTCGGGAGATTGCCGTTTACTCTCCCACTCACATTTTCCCCTTTTCTACAGGAATTCAACTGCTGATCCTTTTAATTAAAGCAACACTGAGTACTTGCATCAGCTGTAAAGAGAATATTTCCAAAATCGTTTCAGTGGTCCATCAAGTTGTAATTGGGTGATAACTTTTGAATATCATGTCTCACTCCCCTCCCTTGCGCTAGAGCTGCACTAAGCAGGTTTGGAGCAGCAGAGTGTCTCCATGCTATTGTCTGTGAGAGGCTTTTCCATCTCCACCCTGTAAGGTCACCAAATGAGTCGCCATCAGCCTGACTATCGCTACTATGAAGTTAGTTCGAGATTTTGGTCTGGCAAAGTTGTAATATTTTCAGAGTTCCCAGTTTGCTGCCATAAGCTTAACCAGTGTCATGAAATACTTCTGCATGCTATTGGTCGAAGCTGCAATCAACCAGAGTACTCTTTCCTCTGACGTAGCTAAAGGTTGAACCTTTTGGCCACTTATAGATATGACATTTAATGCAAATGTACATGCCTCATGGGCCACATAAAATATGGCCTGTGGAACAGTGTATGACACCCCTTCCCCATGGCATGTTGTTTTGTCCCTGTGTCTTATATGTTACATATCAAATTAGTACAGTAACACAAAATGCTTTCAAGTGATCTAACAGAACCTTGCCACCTGGTAGCATATTTTATGTAATGATTGAGGACAACTGCAGTGGCTGTCAGCTGGTTTCATCCCAAGCCACCCCACTGATGGAAAACTAGTTCCCACTGGCTTTAAGATAACAGCTACTTTAGGATCTCCATGAGGTGAGCACGCTTCAACAAAAGCTTTGTACCATATGCCATCACTGCACTAATTGTCTAGTATGTCaattgtgtttggtgttttgatgtctgttatgaaagccttatgtatgcctgatgtaggctgtgacaagactgctatggtggtgagaacaaatttccctctagggacaataaaagtctatctaTGAACTACATGGCAGCTAcactatatatactatatatgtgCAGTCAATGGTATACATTTTTTTATACATATTTTGTTGTAGAAAATGTATACACTCGAATATTTTTTAAGGAaattcttttcattttcaaaaTGGAATGGAATTTACAAACATAATTTTATTGTGTTGTCATCAACTGCTCTCAAACTGATGTCAGTTCTGGTCCCAGCACTGACAATGTGACGCAATGGACTTGAATGCATCCCAAAACAATGTTTTCTGGGTATTTCAACAGCTGCTTTCAATTCAGTGACTGTCACAAGTCATGGGCTGAgctacttaaagaagaaaaatctgcactcacaagctacgtctcattatttattcataAATTACCACAATGTCCCGGctctcaagccttcatcagtgcgtggtagaGCTACGTATCACAATCATGGGGTAAAAATTTGAGatcttatcttatctcatctCATAGCTGTACCATACAAGTCCTGAATATCTATCTTGTCGCTATGATTCGATTGATCCCTTTCTTGTCTTTTTGTGCCTCACAGGTCTGATGATGGACAGGATTGGTGAGTACAAGTGGATCTTCTACGCCTGCAGTGTAAATGTGGCCACGGCCGGCCTCTTCCTAATGGCCTCCTTCTTCTACCTGGACCGCCAGCGGGCAAGGGAAGCCAAGGAGAGCTGCACCACCCCACCTGACCACCAGCAACCCTCCAGACCTATGCTGGCCCTCACAGTCTCTGACACAGACGCCAACCCACTGCCCTTATTACAGGCGCAGCAGACACAGGACTTAGACGGTGTTAACGTGTCAGAGGTgtaaaatgtacagtattgatTATGTCTGAGACAGCACTTTTTCTTATAACAGCACATTTTTACTGTGTTGTTTTTTAGTGCCTAAAGACTCACTGAACAAAAATGCCAGCAGAGAACAAGCCTGTCTGTGCTGCACTTTTTTGTTCTTCCTGTCTAGGCTGTCACCATTCTTTCCTGTATTTCagcacattttttgttctttctttttttatttaaagtGTTTTTACGGAGGGGTGCAAAAAGCAACACCCTTCCTTTCTCCGTTTTGTGGACCGTATGGGTGTTTTATACTGTACAAATGAAACATCTATATTTTCTAACTTAAGTAGACCTATTATACCTTAAAGCTGTCATACAAAAACCAATCACAAAGTAGCTGCTAATTGTGGTAAATGTCTGCTGTAGGCTATAACATAGATTTACTTGGAGCTGTATTTGAAAGAGCCATCACTGTTGTGAATGAAATATTTCCTTCAACATACAAGCTGTTCAGCTAACATGCATATTGGTCAAAGTATTTTTTTACTTGATTTATATGGATTCATACATTGGCCAGTTGCAGTTCTTATTAGTAAGATGCACAAGTCACCATGATGGTCTTCTATGTTTACACTGATGTCACTGGGCAAAGAGTTTTTTGATGTCACAAGATAAATATCTTtgctttgaatgttttttttttattaaatgaaCTTTTTAGGACTGTAATTGTGGAAGTACTCTAAAATGGAATAGCAAGCTGCATATTCTTATTAAAATGTTATTTTGAATGTTTAGTACGATGATTCACACAATTTATGAAGGTCATCTAATTAATATTTTCTATATGGCACTTAGAACAAGTACAAGTTGATTGTGGAAttgtaattatttaaaaaataaaatggaagaaTAAGTCTCTATTGATGTCAGATATTTTGTACTCTTTCCATGTGTCTGTGGTAACACACttcatctgaaaaaaaaaaacctgtgattGGTAGTTATAGAAATCACAGCATGGGTTACTGGTCTGCAGTCATCATAGGTGAGGCACTACATGCACTATCATATTGTAGATGAGATCTTTTCAGCTGTAACCTATCAGTGTTATTGTATGTTTCAGCAACACACTCACGTGATCACAAGGTTGTATACATTGCAACAGTAGGGGTCGCCAGAGACAAATATATCAACAAACTTAATGTTCCAGCGGGACTCGGAACGGCTGGGGTACCTAATGAGGCTTTGACTaccacaccaaagagccaggcttgctGATGTGACCCTACTGATGATCATAGTATAATGTGGCTTTCTCTTAGGGAAGCAGTCCCTCACATGGgggacaggtcttttcgtcgaatgcattcttccgaggggaccattcgaatgAAACGTGGAACCATTCGTATAAGCCATGGGATGTTTCACATGCATGCTCAGGGTGTCCCACCTCCAAATATACtgtactttttccacccaggatagTATCCCACCATCCATGCTTCATCCATCACAGGAGGTCACATATCCAGGAGTTCCCTATACTGGGGTCTGTCATATGGCTCCAACAACTGgacctacagtacagtgcacctatagcagagattctttaagtatatagagatatgccaacataataggttgctatgggcacctaacatgaccaggttccggtctgcctaaaggggtgtgtcataatattcctagcattgaatagaacagtccttaggtctgcctaggtctgcctaaagggggatttccctcccctcccccttgcaataatagaacccggaaacaatgggccaatggaacctctctctctctctactctcactACCTACAGTGTCCTAACAATGAGCTATCCCACTTCTGACAGAGCTGGCACTCTGACCGCGCCACACCATAGAACCacttggtgtgacagtcagagcgGCGAGCGCACCCTCCGACCTAGTGATGGTCATTCCATCATGAGAGTAGTCTCAAAAACAATGTAACGTTTCATTATAGAAACTGCACTGATGCTTTAGCTATGatttcccccaaaaaacaaacaaacacaaatcagATCAAAACTGGTGCAtctagctgtaggcctatgcctcatCTCACCACACAATCTCAAGGCCTGGGCCTCTCCAGAAGATGCACCCACGTGTCCAGAGTGGCCCAAGCCCATAGACTGTGTAGGTATCTTAAACTCAACTACAACACAGCAGTTGGTCCAGATGTGATGAATACGGCCAAGAAATGACCATCAGTAGCTTCAAAGATACTGAATTCTTTCCCAAATGACTCTTTCCGCAATTATCCTATGGGCTGTTATGCTATTGGGTCACTGTCCTCAGTCTCCTGCCCCACCAACTGTGCCTCGTGATTGAGTGGTGAAATTCCTTTTCAATCATGATCAAGAACCCCTCATCTGACACTACACAGCATCTCTATTCTCCAATACTCTCTAGTAATTTTCTTCCAGAGGAGAACTCTGATCCACATGTTTTAGGGTACACCATCTGAAGGAGATACATCAGTAAGATCCTGGGTGTGGTGGTATGTTGAGTTGGACTTGTAGATATTGGAAACAGGGAAGCCGGCAGTAgtggtcaaaggggtcagttggtctaacctgactctcgcgcagatggattgtcatacAGTTGGTCtgctttccgatgactttgtcctgcgccTGGCCACAGTTGTCAGCGCAGCGGTCCTGATTGGaagtgtggtaggcctactgctgtataCTAGAAGGCGCATACCTCCCTCTACTGGTACCACAGAGACACCTCCTTACAATATACAGTTGCCTAGAGGTGGAGGCAGGGACGCTGCTAAAAATAacttgggccccatgaaagattctcATTTTGGGCCTCCAAAATGACAAAATatgtcatcagcatccttccagggtcccctgtcagtgctgtcgggcccttataATCTGTAGGATAAcaggatacccccccccccccctcacacacacacacacacacccatgggtgGAGGTGTCCATTTATCCTACAGTATGTGAGATAAGCATGTCTTCTACTGTTATAAACGCGATTTGAATATTAATTTGCCATTTGGAACGTATGCCTACAAAACACAGATCGCGTTTAGTTTACGCGTTCAAAGTGATCACATTTCTTTTCTAGTTTCGTGATATGTTTTGATATTATATCTGTGTATGATCTGCGGACTTGTGACAGAATAATTAATGTGTTTTCCAAAGGCAAGGTAGATAAACGCCTTAAGGCTAAATAGGTGATGAGAGGGATATCTGGAGAGGTCCAAAGATCTTGGAGTGGTCTAGGTAATCAGTGACGCAAAAGTCGTGAACTGGTTTTTGCAGGTCTGCGTGAAAACCTGTCAATATGCATGTAATGACTTGACAAAAGTTAGTGCAACATGTCAAGCATGGTCGTTGTAAAATGTCTACAGTCTTCTCTTTTATATTCTAGGCACACAAATTCCTGCGCACTACGACGGATAAGGAATGTGACTTGCTGTTACAGGTAAGAGCAGAAATTTTATGGACTAGTGTAATTTAACGACAGTCTTTGTAGGCTACACCACCAGCGTTAAGATGGCTGAATACGCATATTCAACTAAAATAGCATTACATAACGTAGACTATCGTTTCCTGGTAAAATAATGTGCAGAAAAACAATACCGGGCGCTGACAGAAACTTCAAGAAATTTGCGTCTTTTTTGGCTATTCGATCTATTGAGTTTTGCTTTGATAGAACCCCATGGAGACGCACCGGTGCTTTCCAGCAACGCTACACAAGTTTTTGTGATACTAACCAAATAGTTTCAGGTTTCTGTTCTGAACGCATTCATATTTTCTTTGACAACAAGAAAACCCGGGAAAGTACAGGGTTTAGATTTATGATGGGGGGTTGATGGCTTTCACAGAGGACACAATATTCCCATCGGGAGTTAAAATACCCAGAACCATCTTCCAGATGCCCCATAGCCCCGACACTTCTTCCTCAACTTTGGCCACAACAtaacccgtctctctccctccctctcacaggTCTCTCCATGTGGACAGCTCACCAGATATTCCTTCAGTCACGAGCAGTTACGTCCATGGGACATCCTCCGTGCCCCTTCTTTCCCTTACAGTGGGTCAGAGTTTGCAGAGAGCCTCCGAGAAATGGCCCGACCGAGAGGCTATGGTTTTCTGCAAGTCTGGTGTTCGGAAAACCTTCAGTCAGTTTCAGCAAGATGTGAGTCTAAATTAGTGTCTGGGTTGTTTACTTGGCCATATGGTAGGGCCTATGGGCTGCTAAAATTGTGTGTGACGACCCTGACGGCCCTCAACCTAAATCTGTATGTCTTTGTCTGTATGGACTTTGCCCCCTCTACCCCACATTAGTTAAATATTTATCTGAATTAAGAGATTAGGAAATAAAGTGGGACGCGCACAAACACCTACAGGGTGTGATGTGTACTGTGTAACTGTCAAGACTTGCCTGTATGGAATCTACTGTAACTCAGTAAACTCCAGAACTCTCCTATTTTATACCCTCAACCAACCTATTACGCACACCCTCTCTGTATTGTGTGAATTGTCTCACCCCAAGACATTTCAGGACTAGAATGAGATCATAAAGCAACATAGAAGTAAATAGTGCAGACATCCAACACAGTAGCCACCACAACGCACTTGCATTACTGCATTTACAATGTAATCAGTGTTTGAATATAGCCACCAGATTATGCTGTGTCTGTTAAAGTCAAAACACGCAAGATGAGATGTtaaatattattaggcctatttgaattCTGATGAAACTTACACAACATGACGGCAGACACCCTTTTAGCAGACTATGATACACTATTTGAGCTTGTAGCTTTTACATTAGTGTTGTGGCTACTCTGTGTGATGACTTGTTTACTGACACTTGGCTTGCTCCTGTCCTGAAGGTTGACCAGGCTGCTTCAGGGCTCCTCGCCCTGGGCTTGAAGAGGGGTGACAGGCTGGGGGTCTGGGGGCCCAACATCTATGAATGGATTCTGTTCCAGTTTGCCACAGCTAAAGCTGGCATCATCATGGTAAGGATCGCAGGGGAAAGGCCTCCATTAGCCTGGCATGACCCGCCCATAATACTTATCTTCATTTGTATTCATGGTTTGGAGTAGGGCTGGCACGATTAattgactaatcgtgactaatcgactataaaaattagtcgacaagaattttcatagtcgactaatcgtttcatttaattcaatgcttttttacatactttactaatgctttattactttattgaaacctaaaattgcccagcacgtatgaattggacgttgtatctcggagtaaattaGCTACTGTCATGATTtgaagctcattgtgagctcagggacctaattttaatggtttctttcatttttcccaatttccttgaagattgaagtgctagagtacttgaaaaattaatcgtttgactaatcgactattctaGTTTGGAGGTTCTTTGACATGACACGATTAGAATTGCGGAAGGAGTGCACTCAGTTCTGgcttgaaatgattggacagctctcacccaatcgttgaCTTATTGGTCGGCAGCCCGTATTATGGGTGGCTCTCCAGGCTAGAGTTCCATGCCCTCTCCATACCCAAACTGCTTTTCACATTGCATTAATTACATGAAACTATTACAGTAGTTGTGacagaggtgttcctgcacaattCATTCACCTCGaggcgcgaacctgccacctcatcaACTATATCGGTtcagcaatgggagtcacagtacgagcgcgctgagctaaagggccggtccaatagcccaacgctaccgcactgtattgacccttcgggagggaggtttactaaccttccacgccgaactctgctagttggcctccgttacataggCTATGTGTGAATAATACTCTGAGTTACTTTTGAAGTGGCTGCTATGACTGTGAATATTAAATGTGAATAGTGAATAGTAAATGGGTTCAAGTGTACAGCTGAAGAGCCTTGTGGTATTGTCTTTCCCTGCCCTTAAGTGGACCCCTTGCAAGAGCAGtttatctttgtgtgtgagtgttatctTACCTCTTATCTGTCAGGGATGGTTAAAAATATTTATATTGGGCATAATTATAATAGCATTAGTTATCATGTGCTCTGACGACCTTTACTGAGGTTGTATACTTTGAGCCATTCTTTGAAAATGTTGGTGGTCTCTATTATACATGTTTATTATAGTATTAAAGAGGGCGGTCAATGAAACATAATATGTGGATTCAGGCTGTGATTATAGGAGGGATTCTCCTCTGTAAGGAAAACATTTTTTGACCCCACAGGTATCAGTGAACCCTGCCTATCAGGCGAAGGAACTGGAATTCACACTGCGGAAGGTAAGTGGTCCAAAAACAGCATGGAATTATATCATTACCAATTCGTCACCTGTGAGTGTATACTGTGTTTTGTACAGTACATTCATAGTACCTGTTTTTGGTAGACCACGTGGCACTGTGTAACCATTTGTGTCACTCACTGCTCAGGTGCAGTGCAGCGCGCTTCTCTGTCCAACTGAGTTCAAGAGCCAGATGTTCTGTGACATGGTGCGGCAGATCTGTCCAGAGGTGGACTCGGCAAGCCCAGGATTCCTCAAGAGTGACAGGTGATGCAGTCACAGTGACACAACACAAAGAGAGTGTATTGCACACTTACAGTAGATGGGCAAATGAATGTAGATGGAGAGCATACATAGATGCAATCATATTGTCATATAAGCCATACATTGCAGGCCTTGATTTTTCCTTTTATTAAACTAATAATGAAGAAAAAGCAGAACTAAACTAAAAAAACATGCCTTGGTTCAATGAAGTAAATGAactcactctcttacacacacgtgcacgcacgcacgcacgcacgcacacacgcacacacacatactctctctctcccacaggttACCAGACCTGCGTACGGTGATTGTGACCGACAGTCGTCAGCCAGGTATGCTGCATGTGGATGACGTGATGCAGGCGGGAGGCAGCGAACATCACCAGCAGCTACAGGACCTCCAGAGCCAGCTGTCCTTCGATGACCCCATCAACATCCAGTTCACATCGGTACACAACACATCTCCCCTCACTCACACCCCATCAACATCCAGTTCACATCGGTGCACAGCACATCTCCCCTCACTCACACCCCATCAACATCCAGTTCACATCGGTACTCAACACATCTCCCCTCACTCACACCCCATCAACATCCAGTTCACATCGGTACTCAACACATCTCCCCTCACTCACACCCCATCAACATCCAGTTTACATCGGTGCACAGCTCCCTTCACTCACACCCCATTAGGTGTAGAACATGTTTGAATTAAATCAGTCTGAACCAATATGAATGGGTTTGAACTAGTCTGAATCATTTTGAACCCGTTTGAACTGGTCCGAACCAGTGTATGAACTTTCTCTGTGTAAATTGCATTGCACATAAAATCAGAATATATTGCCTTCTGTCACTTATGAACCACTATAGTCCGATAACCTCTGTTACTTGAACAGTCCTATAACTGTAATTAGCTAAAGCAGTAAGTGTTTATATATTTGTCTGTTTGCTTTCCAGGGCACAACGGGCATGCCTAAAGGAGCTACTCTGACTCACCACAACATTGTGAACAATGCCTATTTCCTAGGACTTCGAATGGGCTTCACCTGGAGGGTATTTCAGTTCTATGAACCTCTGTGTTATATTCAATGCATGTCTACTGAAGTGCCATATCAATTGTCAGTATTATGTGTATATCAAAAAACATTGAAGTGCTCTTACAAAAAGGTCTCTCGTGTATGGTATACTCTATGCTGTTATTGTAGGTGCCATGCGGTAGCCTGCAGAGCTGgtctgtgaatgtgggaatgtgtgtgtgtgtgtgtgtgtgtgtgtgtgtgtgtgtgtgtgtgtgtgtgtgtgtgtgtgtgtgtgtgtgtgtgtgtgtgtgtgtgtgtgtgtgtgtgtgtgtgtgtgtgtgtgtgtgtgtgtgtgtgtgtgtgtgtgcgtgcgtgcactttctcacatgaaccctggtagcctccagagctggtgtgtgaatgtgggaaagtgtattgtatgtgtatgtgtattttgaaagctctTTGAGACAACTATAGTTGTGATacggcgctatataaatacatgttgtattgtattgtattgtattgtattgtattgtattgtattgtattgtattgtattgtattgtattgtattgtattgtattgtattgtattgtagtcaAACAGTGAGATTGTTTCAGGAGCCCTGAAGTAGTGCAGTTGTACTGAAGAGAATTAGCTGTTGATGACTAAAAACAGCCTGCGGTTGAGCAGTCTTACTAACACACTGGAGATGGTTTCCCCGCCCCTTCTAACCCCTCAGCcccaggtgcgtgtgtgcgtgcccgtgcccATGTACCACTGTTTCGGCTCGGTGCTGGGCGGCATGTGCATGGCCCTGCATGGCGTCACACTGGTCTTCCCCTCTCCAGGGTACGACGGACAGGCCAACCTGCAGGCCATTCAGAACGAGAGGTACTGTATACTGCACATGTGCTCATTTTGTTAGGCATCTGTGCTGTAGCTGAGGTACTAAGTTACCTGGTCCCTTCAGTTTAGATCAGAGTTGTATACAGTAAAGttcttactgatgtaattacaatactagtacagtagtatgatattacagagttgaaaccatgtaatatcataccactagtgttgcaattacatctgtaagagtacttctacttctactttatacaactctggtttaTATTTTGCGTTTTGGGGTAGCAGTTCCCAATTTGGGGGACCTCGCTCCCCCAGGCGGTGGAGAAGGGACTGGTAAAAGCCTTGAATGTATATGGTCTTATATTTTAAAACCTTTCCATATGCCATGGTTAGTAACAATATTCACCTGTATGGTAAATAATGAATTAACTTTTCCTGTAAATTACACATTATAATAGTGCTTAGAATATGGGGTTGAAGGGTCTCGAAAAATAGTCCAGGGGCTCCAgcattaaaaaaaggttggggacaACTGCTTTTCCCCATCAACCCACCAGGGGGCACTATGTGCCGTCATGTGCCAGGGTAGTGGATAAAACGTTTAATCAATGACTGTCATGTCACATCTTAAGAGATTCCCATTTGTCCAGGCCAGGTGTTGGTCAAAGAGTTTCCTTGTAAGCAAGTGGATTTCAGTCTGGAGCGCAAGAGGTCCAGTTGTTTACAACTAAACTCATCTGACTCATGTACTTGTTCATGTCCTTTTTTGTAAGTCTGAGAAGTGTACTACACCACAGTTTTTACTTGCACATATCTGCAATAgtaatattttatatatttaaatATGCCGCTTTCCTCCATATAGGTGCAA encodes:
- the LOC134467162 gene encoding medium-chain acyl-CoA ligase ACSF2, mitochondrial-like translates to MSSMVVVKCLQSSLLYSRHTNSCALRRIRNVTCCYRSLHVDSSPDIPSVTSSYVHGTSSVPLLSLTVGQSLQRASEKWPDREAMVFCKSGVRKTFSQFQQDVDQAASGLLALGLKRGDRLGVWGPNIYEWILFQFATAKAGIIMVSVNPAYQAKELEFTLRKVQCSALLCPTEFKSQMFCDMVRQICPEVDSASPGFLKSDRLPDLRTVIVTDSRQPGMLHVDDVMQAGGSEHHQQLQDLQSQLSFDDPINIQFTSGTTGMPKGATLTHHNIVNNAYFLGLRMGFTWRPQVRVCVPVPMYHCFGSVLGGMCMALHGVTLVFPSPGYDGQANLQAIQNERCNFLYGTPTMFIDILGHPDFHKYDLSSAEAGIMAGSTCPPEIVRKLVTDMNVKEMMIAYGTTENSPVTFLGFPHDNEKRKTETVGCIMHHTEAKIVDPSNGELVPLGSTGELLIRGYCVMLEYWEDLAKTQESITKDRWYKTGDFASLDRFGYCRIEGRIKDMIIRGGENLYPAEIEQFLHTHPKVLEAQVVGVKDARLGEQVCACIRLREGQQCTAEDIKAYCKGQIAHFKIPHYVEFVTSYPLTASGKIQKNRLRDAMEKKLGL